From a region of the Halolamina sp. CBA1230 genome:
- the ileS gene encoding isoleucine--tRNA ligase, with amino-acid sequence MDEEVPDQYDPQAVEDTVSAYWDDHDAYERTKEAHADDPPFFFVDGPPYTSGQMHLGTAWNKTLKDAVIRRKRMEGHHVTDRPGYDMHGLPIETKVEQELGFDSKQDIEEYGMEKFIEECKQFAVENRENMDEDFQSIGVWMDWDDPYQTISPEYMESAWWAFSRAHDNDLVEQGKRSITQCPRCETAIAKNEVEYHQVEDPSIYVQFPLSDREGSLVAWTTTPWTVPANTFVAVDKDVEYAKVRAERAGDEDVLYVATDCVDEVMEKGGFDEYEIEETLTGEELIGWQYDHPLAEEVPDHPSFVGAGEVYHADYVETDRTGLVHSAPGHGQEDFERGEELGLDIFCPVGSDGVYDERAGEYAGQFVRDANDDIVDDLRENGYLLAHETYTHDYGQCWRCDTDIIFLATEQWFITVTDVKEDLLENMEDSEWHPPEARENRFRNFIEDSPDWNVSRQRYWGIPIPIWTPEGSSAGETTEEDWIVVGTREELAERADQNVDVDELDLHRPTVDDLTITEDGTTYTRVPDVFDVWLDSSVATWGTLDYPSEDENFDELWPADVIVEAHDQTRGWFWSQLGMGTAAVDQVPYDEVVMHGFALDSDGRKMSKSLGNIVTPHEAIEEVGRDPLRAYLLQHDQHGADLRFEWDGLDETQSTLNILWNVFRFPLPYMELDDYDPGEADLEDGELSVVDEWVLSRLQTVEQETEEAWEEYAVHDALNALLDFVTEDVSRFYVKAIRERMWEESDSASKRGAYATLSTVLNEVVRLLAPFTPYLADRMYQTLDGEADTVHMLEAPTPDEEWHDPELEQNMSVLRDVEEAAANARQQGGRKLRWPVQEVVVETDDDDVAAAMRDLEELFLDRVNAQELTVTDHYEELVEIADPQMSVIGPAFGGDAQDVMAAVRGERREAVEDGVEVNGETVDLTDEMVEYEPKPPEHVSDAEFDQGTVFVDTELTEEIEREGYARDLIRRVQESRKRLELDVEEEIRVGVDTEDERVAGFFEDRRDLVADEVRAAEFVDVSEIDEDRGLVEEWEIEGVAVTIGVEPVDD; translated from the coding sequence ATGGACGAGGAGGTCCCGGACCAGTACGATCCGCAGGCGGTGGAGGACACCGTCTCGGCGTACTGGGACGACCACGACGCCTACGAACGGACCAAGGAGGCACACGCCGACGACCCGCCTTTCTTCTTCGTCGACGGCCCGCCGTACACCTCCGGGCAGATGCATCTCGGCACCGCGTGGAACAAGACCCTCAAGGACGCCGTCATCCGGCGCAAACGGATGGAGGGCCACCACGTCACCGACCGGCCGGGGTACGACATGCACGGCCTGCCCATCGAGACGAAAGTCGAGCAGGAGCTCGGCTTCGACTCCAAGCAGGACATCGAGGAGTACGGGATGGAGAAGTTCATCGAGGAGTGCAAGCAGTTCGCCGTCGAGAACCGCGAGAACATGGACGAGGATTTCCAGTCCATCGGCGTCTGGATGGACTGGGACGACCCCTACCAGACTATCTCCCCCGAATACATGGAGTCGGCGTGGTGGGCGTTCTCGCGAGCCCACGACAACGACCTCGTCGAGCAGGGGAAGCGCTCGATTACGCAGTGTCCGCGGTGTGAGACCGCGATCGCGAAGAACGAGGTCGAGTACCACCAGGTCGAGGACCCCTCGATCTACGTCCAGTTCCCGCTTTCCGACCGCGAGGGCAGCCTCGTCGCCTGGACCACCACCCCGTGGACCGTCCCCGCGAACACGTTCGTCGCCGTCGACAAGGACGTCGAGTACGCGAAGGTGCGCGCCGAGCGCGCCGGCGACGAGGACGTGCTCTACGTCGCGACCGACTGCGTCGACGAGGTGATGGAGAAGGGCGGCTTCGACGAGTACGAAATCGAGGAGACGCTCACGGGCGAGGAACTGATCGGCTGGCAGTACGACCACCCGCTGGCCGAGGAGGTGCCCGACCACCCCTCCTTCGTCGGCGCCGGCGAGGTGTACCACGCAGACTACGTCGAGACCGACCGCACCGGGCTGGTCCACTCCGCGCCCGGCCACGGGCAGGAGGACTTCGAGCGCGGCGAGGAGCTCGGGCTGGACATCTTCTGTCCGGTCGGCAGCGACGGCGTGTACGACGAGCGCGCCGGCGAGTACGCCGGCCAGTTCGTCCGCGACGCCAACGACGACATCGTCGACGACCTCCGCGAGAACGGCTACCTGCTCGCCCACGAGACGTACACCCACGACTACGGGCAGTGCTGGCGGTGTGACACGGACATCATCTTCCTCGCGACCGAGCAGTGGTTCATCACCGTCACCGACGTGAAGGAGGATCTCCTCGAGAACATGGAGGACAGTGAGTGGCATCCGCCGGAGGCGCGGGAGAACCGCTTCCGGAACTTCATCGAGGACTCGCCGGACTGGAACGTCTCCCGCCAGCGCTACTGGGGCATCCCGATCCCGATCTGGACGCCCGAGGGCAGCAGCGCGGGGGAGACCACCGAGGAGGACTGGATCGTCGTCGGGACGCGCGAGGAGTTGGCCGAACGCGCGGACCAGAACGTGGACGTCGACGAACTCGACCTCCACCGGCCGACCGTCGACGACCTCACGATCACCGAGGACGGCACCACCTACACCCGCGTGCCGGACGTGTTCGACGTGTGGCTGGACTCCTCGGTGGCGACGTGGGGGACGCTCGACTACCCCAGCGAAGACGAGAACTTCGACGAACTCTGGCCCGCCGACGTGATCGTCGAGGCCCACGACCAGACCCGCGGCTGGTTCTGGTCGCAGTTGGGCATGGGCACCGCCGCGGTCGATCAGGTCCCCTACGACGAGGTCGTGATGCACGGGTTCGCGCTGGACAGCGACGGCCGGAAGATGTCCAAGAGCCTCGGCAACATCGTCACGCCCCACGAGGCGATCGAGGAGGTCGGGCGCGACCCGCTCCGGGCGTACCTGCTGCAGCACGACCAGCACGGCGCCGACCTGCGCTTCGAGTGGGATGGGCTCGACGAGACCCAGTCGACGCTCAACATCCTCTGGAACGTGTTCCGGTTCCCGCTGCCGTACATGGAGCTGGACGACTACGATCCCGGTGAGGCAGACCTCGAAGACGGCGAACTGAGCGTCGTCGACGAGTGGGTGCTCTCCCGGCTCCAGACCGTCGAGCAGGAGACCGAGGAGGCGTGGGAGGAGTACGCCGTCCACGACGCGCTCAACGCGCTGCTCGACTTCGTGACCGAGGACGTGAGCCGGTTCTACGTGAAGGCGATCCGCGAACGCATGTGGGAGGAGAGCGACTCGGCGAGCAAACGCGGCGCGTACGCGACGCTCTCGACCGTGCTGAACGAGGTGGTCCGCCTGCTCGCGCCGTTCACGCCCTACCTCGCCGACCGCATGTACCAGACGCTCGACGGCGAGGCCGACACGGTGCACATGCTCGAAGCACCGACGCCGGACGAGGAGTGGCACGACCCCGAACTGGAGCAGAACATGTCTGTCCTTCGCGATGTCGAGGAGGCCGCCGCGAACGCCCGCCAGCAGGGTGGCCGGAAGCTCCGCTGGCCCGTCCAGGAGGTCGTCGTCGAGACCGATGACGACGACGTGGCCGCGGCGATGCGCGACCTCGAGGAGCTGTTCCTCGATCGCGTGAACGCCCAGGAACTCACCGTCACCGACCACTACGAGGAGCTGGTCGAGATCGCGGACCCGCAGATGAGCGTGATCGGACCAGCGTTCGGCGGCGACGCACAGGACGTGATGGCCGCCGTCCGCGGCGAACGGCGTGAGGCAGTCGAGGACGGCGTCGAGGTGAACGGCGAGACGGTCGACCTGACCGACGAGATGGTCGAGTACGAACCCAAGCCGCCCGAGCACGTCTCCGACGCCGAGTTCGACCAAGGGACAGTGTTCGTCGACACCGAACTCACCGAGGAGATCGAGCGCGAGGGGTACGCTCGCGACCTGATCCGGCGCGTCCAGGAGAGCCGCAAGCGCCTCGAACTCGATGTGGAAGAGGAGATCCGCGTCGGGGTCGACACCGAGGACGAGCGCGTGGCGGGCTTCTTCGAGGACCGCCGCGACCTGGTTGCCGACGAGGTCCGCGCCGCCGAGTTCGTCGACGTGAGCGAGATCGACGAGGACCGCGGCCTCGTCGAGGAGTGGGAGATCGAGGGTGTCGCGGTCACGATCGGCGTCGAACCGGTCGACGACTGA
- a CDS encoding FAD-dependent oxidoreductase has translation MTDETEVAVIGGGATGVGVARDLATRGVGVALLERGMGLNAGTSGRSHGVLHSGARYADSDPEGAVDCLRENRTLREIAPGCIADAGGLFVRLADDDPDYFERKLDACREVGMEPTRLDPDEIRERVPGISENLAEGFVVPDGVVYPSRLVAATAASARDHGAEIRTNAPVTDIDAVGDGDPERIAVHVDDGPSVTADAVVNAAGPWAGEVAAMAGAELGMRPTRGVMVAVDYPDIGPVLNRCREPADGDIVVPHGEQAVLGTTSVAVDDPDAFEREDWEVQRTIEECGAILPDLPDAAVERTYWGLRPLYEPDEIGRGGRGISRDFAVVAHDAAPGLVSVVGGKLTTYRLMAEAVADHVCGNLGVDEPCRTAEESLPGADDPERLDELVREFGAIGPADADVIGR, from the coding sequence ATGACCGACGAGACCGAGGTCGCCGTGATCGGTGGCGGGGCCACCGGGGTCGGCGTCGCCCGCGACCTCGCGACCCGCGGCGTCGGCGTGGCGCTGCTCGAACGCGGGATGGGGCTCAACGCCGGCACATCGGGGCGCTCACACGGCGTGCTCCACAGCGGGGCGCGGTACGCCGATTCGGATCCGGAGGGGGCAGTCGACTGCCTGCGGGAGAACCGCACCCTCCGGGAGATTGCCCCTGGCTGTATCGCCGACGCCGGCGGGCTGTTCGTCCGGCTCGCGGACGACGACCCCGACTACTTCGAGCGAAAACTCGATGCCTGTCGGGAGGTCGGGATGGAACCGACACGGCTCGATCCCGACGAGATCCGGGAGCGTGTTCCCGGGATCTCCGAGAACCTCGCGGAGGGGTTCGTCGTGCCCGACGGCGTCGTCTACCCCTCGCGGCTCGTGGCCGCCACTGCCGCGAGCGCACGCGATCACGGCGCCGAAATCCGGACGAACGCGCCTGTCACCGACATCGACGCTGTCGGGGATGGCGATCCGGAGCGGATCGCCGTCCACGTCGACGACGGTCCGAGCGTCACGGCGGACGCAGTGGTCAACGCTGCTGGCCCCTGGGCCGGCGAAGTCGCCGCGATGGCCGGCGCGGAGTTGGGCATGCGACCGACTCGGGGTGTGATGGTCGCTGTCGACTACCCGGATATCGGCCCCGTGCTGAACCGCTGCCGCGAGCCCGCCGACGGCGACATCGTCGTCCCCCACGGCGAACAGGCGGTGCTGGGGACCACCAGCGTCGCCGTCGACGACCCCGACGCGTTCGAGCGGGAGGACTGGGAGGTCCAGCGCACGATCGAGGAGTGTGGCGCGATACTCCCCGATCTCCCCGACGCGGCGGTCGAGCGGACGTACTGGGGGCTCCGCCCGCTCTACGAACCCGACGAGATCGGCCGCGGCGGACGCGGGATCTCCCGCGACTTCGCCGTCGTCGCCCACGACGCCGCGCCCGGGTTGGTGAGCGTTGTCGGCGGGAAGCTCACCACCTACCGGCTCATGGCCGAAGCCGTGGCTGACCACGTTTGCGGGAACCTGGGCGTCGACGAGCCGTGTCGGACGGCCGAGGAGTCACTGCCGGGCGCGGACGACCCCGAACGGCTCGACGAGCTTGTCCGGGAGTTCGGCGCTATCGGCCCCGCAGACGCCGACGTGATCGGGAGATAG
- a CDS encoding 2,5-diamino-6-(ribosylamino)-4(3H)-pyrimidinone 5'-phosphate reductase — protein MHVHVNAAGSVDGKLSTREREQVAISGPADFDRMDRLRAESDGVLVGVGTVLADDPGLTVKDAERRERRERDGEPPNPARVVADSRARTPPDAEILDDAAATYVLVSDDADDGDVAALSASGATVVTAGSGRVDLAAALDRLTEHGVERLLVEGGGELIFSLFEAGLVDRLTVYVGSVVIGGREAPTLADGEGFTDPDSFPALSLTDVERLDDGVVLSYDA, from the coding sequence ATGCACGTCCACGTGAACGCCGCCGGAAGCGTCGACGGGAAGCTCTCGACCCGCGAGCGCGAGCAGGTGGCGATCTCCGGCCCGGCGGACTTCGACCGCATGGACCGACTTCGGGCGGAGTCCGACGGCGTGCTCGTCGGCGTGGGAACCGTGCTGGCCGACGACCCGGGGTTGACCGTCAAGGACGCCGAACGACGCGAACGGCGCGAACGCGACGGGGAGCCACCCAACCCTGCCCGCGTCGTCGCCGACTCCCGAGCACGGACGCCGCCAGATGCGGAGATCCTGGACGATGCGGCCGCGACGTACGTACTCGTGAGCGACGACGCCGACGACGGTGACGTGGCAGCGCTCTCGGCGTCTGGCGCGACCGTGGTAACGGCGGGGTCGGGGCGAGTCGATCTCGCGGCGGCGCTCGACCGACTGACGGAACACGGCGTCGAGCGCCTGCTGGTAGAGGGCGGCGGCGAACTCATCTTCTCGCTGTTCGAGGCGGGTCTGGTCGACCGACTGACCGTCTACGTCGGCTCGGTCGTGATCGGCGGCCGGGAGGCGCCGACGCTAGCCGACGGCGAGGGGTTCACCGATCCCGACTCGTTCCCAGCGTTGTCGCTGACGGACGTGGAACGGCTCGATGACGGCGTCGTACTGAGTTACGACGCCTGA
- a CDS encoding inositol monophosphatase yields MDATTRLTLAREAARSGGEVAHGGFRGPLTVETKENELDSVTEFDREVQRHVTQLLRDDDPEAVIVGEEELPDVETRTVLPESGAAWVVDPIDGTNNFVAGNRIWGCAVAAVEDGEAVAAVNEFPALGDSFAAADDGAMRNGEPCSVSDRTDPGTFTINPIFGLSDYERRKLSEYVGTIAEQFGDSRRFGSSQFALSSVAAGELDAAVSAIQLSPWDTVGGVHMIREAGGTVTDLDGNRWTPGAPGIIASNGEAHDELVAAFD; encoded by the coding sequence ATGGACGCCACCACACGCTTGACTCTCGCCCGCGAGGCCGCAAGATCCGGCGGCGAGGTCGCACACGGGGGGTTCCGCGGCCCGCTCACGGTCGAGACGAAGGAGAACGAACTCGACTCGGTGACGGAGTTCGATCGCGAGGTCCAGCGCCACGTCACCCAACTCCTCCGTGACGACGACCCCGAGGCGGTCATCGTCGGCGAGGAGGAGCTGCCGGACGTCGAGACCCGGACGGTGCTCCCCGAGAGCGGCGCGGCGTGGGTCGTCGATCCGATCGACGGCACCAACAACTTCGTCGCCGGCAACCGGATCTGGGGCTGTGCGGTCGCGGCCGTCGAGGACGGGGAGGCCGTCGCCGCGGTCAACGAGTTCCCAGCGCTGGGGGACAGCTTCGCCGCTGCCGACGACGGCGCGATGCGGAACGGGGAGCCCTGCAGCGTGAGCGACCGGACCGACCCGGGGACGTTCACGATCAACCCGATCTTCGGTCTCTCCGACTACGAGCGCCGGAAACTGAGCGAGTACGTCGGGACCATCGCCGAACAGTTCGGCGACAGCCGTCGGTTCGGGAGCTCGCAGTTCGCGCTCTCCTCGGTTGCCGCGGGCGAGCTCGACGCCGCCGTCTCGGCTATCCAGCTCTCGCCGTGGGACACCGTCGGCGGCGTCCACATGATCCGCGAGGCGGGCGGGACCGTCACTGACCTCGACGGCAACCGCTGGACACCCGGCGCCCCGGGCATCATCGCCTCGAACGGCGAGGCCCACGACGAACTCGTCGCCGCCTTCGACTGA
- a CDS encoding Single-stranded DNA binding protein: MDVDKHAEELASALGVDKQEVKEDLENLLQYSVPIDEAKQSVRRKHGGGGGGDATPESLELSELTTEHDNVTVTVRVLTKGTRSIRYQGEDITIREGEFADETGTVSYTAWQEFGFEPGDTVTVGNAGVREWEGSPELNLGDSTSVALESEELDVPDEIGGERDLIDLEPGDRGRTIEVQVVEVEERTIDGRDGETEILSGVVGDGTGRLPFTDWDPHTEIEEGASVRLEDVYVREYRGAPSVNVSEFSTVTSLEEDVTVTDSAPSMSIGEAVAGGGLFDVALSGNVIEVRDGSGLIQRCPECNRAIQNGECRSHGQVDGEDDLRTKAILDDGTGTCTVILGRELTEGIYGGDLDDAREAAREAMDREVVAEEIAAALVGDAYRARGSLSVDEYGANLNADAFEPVEEEPETAARELLAELGVGA, from the coding sequence ATGGACGTAGACAAACACGCCGAGGAGCTCGCCTCCGCTCTCGGTGTTGACAAACAGGAGGTCAAAGAGGACCTGGAGAACCTCCTCCAGTACAGCGTTCCGATCGACGAGGCCAAACAGAGCGTCCGCCGGAAACACGGCGGCGGCGGTGGCGGCGACGCCACCCCCGAGTCGCTCGAACTGTCGGAGCTGACGACCGAGCACGACAACGTCACCGTAACCGTGCGCGTGCTCACGAAAGGGACACGTTCGATCCGGTACCAGGGCGAGGACATCACCATCCGCGAAGGGGAGTTCGCCGACGAGACGGGGACCGTCTCCTACACCGCGTGGCAGGAGTTCGGCTTCGAGCCGGGCGACACCGTCACCGTCGGCAACGCCGGCGTCCGCGAGTGGGAGGGCAGCCCCGAACTCAATCTTGGCGACAGCACCAGCGTCGCCCTCGAGAGCGAGGAGCTGGACGTGCCCGACGAGATCGGCGGCGAGCGCGACCTGATCGACCTCGAACCCGGCGACCGCGGCCGGACCATCGAGGTGCAGGTCGTCGAAGTCGAGGAGCGCACGATCGACGGCCGGGACGGCGAGACCGAGATCCTCTCGGGCGTCGTTGGCGACGGGACCGGCCGGCTCCCCTTCACCGACTGGGACCCCCACACCGAAATCGAGGAAGGGGCGAGCGTCCGTCTCGAGGACGTGTACGTCCGGGAGTATCGCGGCGCGCCCTCGGTGAACGTCTCGGAGTTCTCGACGGTGACGTCGCTGGAGGAGGACGTGACCGTCACCGACTCGGCGCCGTCGATGTCGATCGGCGAGGCGGTCGCCGGCGGCGGGCTGTTCGACGTGGCGCTCTCGGGCAACGTGATCGAGGTCCGGGACGGCTCGGGGCTGATCCAGCGCTGTCCGGAGTGCAACCGCGCGATCCAGAACGGCGAGTGTCGATCCCACGGCCAGGTCGACGGCGAGGACGACCTCCGGACGAAGGCGATCCTCGACGACGGCACGGGGACGTGTACGGTGATCCTCGGCCGCGAACTCACCGAGGGGATCTACGGCGGCGACCTCGACGACGCCCGCGAGGCCGCCCGCGAAGCGATGGACCGGGAGGTCGTCGCCGAGGAGATCGCCGCGGCACTGGTGGGCGACGCCTACCGTGCCCGCGGCTCGCTCTCGGTCGACGAGTACGGCGCGAACCTCAACGCCGACGCGTTCGAACCCGTAGAGGAGGAGCCCGAGACGGCCGCGCGTGAACTGCTCGCGGAGCTGGGGGTGGGCGCATGA
- a CDS encoding RPA family protein, whose translation MSADSGPGNREIARRLFAAEFDDATLSYSESDEERAPNYVVTPTGARVNRLFAVGVLTEIEQVNEDSLRGRVVDPTGAFVTYAGQYQPDEHAFLNRTEPPTFVALSGKARTFEPDDSDRVFTSVRPESINEVEAETRDRWVVSAAERTLHRIAVFAEALDSERRGDDLRAALEAADVDASLAAGVPKAIDHYDTGPAYLEAVRSLAVETVEQVAGERDSVGSLETLPDDDTPTELGPLPDVSIDLDDVESEAAEAESEPETVEPTTEGTESSEPESSESESAEPESDEAEPDTTDAEASEPAEAEAEPSEETSEPATDEAESEASETTEEPPADEESAAEPDDEPAEEEVDDSDADESVQDTVESEAEELGDFDPEETVDDDEEALSEEERQEVKEEFGTEFSTGSEVGEPGEAGIDVPSSEEELEEIESEIPDDEEGATEEPEEEASADEADVDLEDAAVDAMAELDDGDGADHGAVVERVVDEHGVDAGAVEDAIQDAMMSGKCYEPSDGTLKAI comes from the coding sequence ATGAGCGCCGACTCCGGCCCGGGCAACCGCGAGATCGCCCGCCGACTGTTCGCCGCGGAGTTCGACGACGCGACGCTGTCGTACTCCGAGAGCGACGAGGAGCGCGCGCCGAACTACGTCGTGACACCGACGGGCGCACGCGTGAACCGGCTGTTCGCCGTCGGCGTGCTCACGGAGATCGAGCAGGTCAACGAGGACAGCCTCCGCGGGCGCGTCGTCGACCCGACGGGCGCGTTCGTCACCTACGCCGGCCAGTACCAGCCCGACGAGCACGCCTTCTTGAACCGCACCGAACCGCCGACGTTCGTCGCACTCTCGGGCAAAGCCCGGACGTTCGAGCCGGATGACTCCGACCGTGTGTTCACCTCCGTCCGCCCGGAGAGCATCAACGAGGTCGAGGCCGAGACGCGGGACCGCTGGGTGGTCTCCGCGGCCGAGCGCACGCTCCACCGGATCGCAGTGTTCGCCGAAGCGCTCGACTCGGAGCGTCGCGGCGACGACCTCCGCGCCGCACTCGAGGCGGCGGACGTCGACGCCTCGCTCGCCGCAGGGGTGCCGAAGGCGATCGACCACTACGACACCGGCCCCGCCTACCTCGAAGCGGTCCGCTCGCTCGCGGTCGAGACGGTCGAGCAGGTCGCCGGCGAGCGCGACTCGGTCGGCTCGCTGGAGACGCTCCCCGACGACGACACGCCGACCGAACTCGGCCCGCTGCCCGACGTGTCGATCGACCTCGACGACGTCGAAAGCGAAGCAGCCGAGGCGGAGTCCGAGCCGGAAACCGTCGAACCGACGACGGAAGGGACGGAGTCGAGCGAACCGGAGTCGAGCGAATCGGAATCGGCCGAACCCGAGAGCGACGAAGCGGAGCCGGACACGACCGACGCCGAGGCGTCCGAGCCTGCGGAAGCGGAGGCCGAACCGTCCGAGGAGACGAGCGAACCGGCGACCGACGAAGCGGAATCGGAGGCGTCCGAAACCACCGAGGAACCGCCCGCCGACGAGGAGTCTGCCGCAGAGCCGGATGACGAACCTGCCGAGGAGGAAGTCGACGACTCCGACGCCGACGAGTCGGTCCAGGACACCGTCGAGAGCGAGGCCGAGGAGCTCGGCGACTTCGATCCCGAGGAGACGGTCGACGACGACGAGGAGGCGCTGAGCGAGGAGGAGCGCCAGGAGGTCAAAGAGGAGTTCGGCACGGAGTTCTCCACCGGTAGCGAGGTGGGCGAGCCCGGCGAGGCCGGCATCGACGTACCCAGCTCCGAGGAGGAACTCGAGGAGATCGAGTCCGAGATACCCGACGACGAGGAGGGAGCGACGGAGGAGCCCGAGGAAGAAGCGTCGGCCGACGAAGCCGACGTCGACCTCGAAGACGCGGCGGTCGACGCGATGGCCGAACTGGACGACGGCGACGGCGCCGACCACGGCGCGGTCGTCGAGCGCGTCGTCGACGAGCACGGCGTCGACGCCGGCGCCGTCGAGGACGCGATCCAGGACGCGATGATGAGCGGGAAGTGCTACGAGCCCAGCGACGGCACGCTCAAGGCGATCTGA
- a CDS encoding metallophosphoesterase: protein MGEPAVEPIPGAPAATLDLGEERGLAVADYHAGIEVGLRYERGVELDSNADERRRRLLSLLDRTNADRVVVLGDLVHRIAEPDGVEAEEVRDLLDALDSRGVPLTLATGNHDGGVADVFPDRIDLLPTDGGRIDDVGLAHGHTWPGAEALSASTLCIGHEHPSVRLTDEVGGSRVERAWLRGSLRREPFLEALGDDGDELVWNDPELVVFPAFNDRSGGTWINVEGESFLSPFLPEALADGEAYLTDGTRLGSYRSV from the coding sequence ATGGGCGAGCCAGCGGTCGAACCGATCCCCGGCGCACCGGCGGCGACGCTCGATCTCGGCGAGGAACGCGGCCTCGCGGTCGCGGACTACCACGCCGGGATCGAGGTCGGCCTGCGCTACGAGCGCGGCGTCGAACTCGACTCGAACGCCGACGAGCGCCGGCGGCGACTGCTCTCTTTGCTCGATCGAACGAACGCCGACCGCGTGGTCGTGCTGGGCGATCTCGTCCACCGGATCGCCGAACCGGACGGCGTCGAGGCCGAGGAGGTGCGCGACCTGCTCGACGCGCTCGACTCGCGGGGAGTTCCGCTGACGCTCGCGACCGGGAACCACGACGGCGGCGTCGCCGACGTGTTTCCCGACCGGATCGACCTGTTGCCGACCGACGGTGGGAGGATCGACGACGTTGGGCTCGCCCACGGTCACACGTGGCCCGGCGCCGAGGCGCTCTCGGCGTCGACGCTCTGTATCGGCCACGAGCACCCCTCCGTTCGACTGACCGACGAGGTGGGCGGGAGCCGGGTCGAACGGGCGTGGCTCCGCGGGTCGCTGCGGCGGGAGCCGTTCCTGGAGGCGCTCGGCGACGACGGCGACGAACTCGTGTGGAACGACCCCGAGCTGGTGGTGTTCCCGGCGTTCAACGACCGCTCCGGCGGCACGTGGATCAATGTCGAAGGTGAGTCGTTCCTCTCGCCGTTCCTACCCGAGGCGTTGGCCGACGGCGAGGCGTACCTGACCGACGGGACGCGGCTCGGGTCGTATCGCTCGGTCTAG
- a CDS encoding GNAT family N-acetyltransferase produces MEIRDAEPSDAAAIAAVARESWHAAYDDILGAETVEATVDEWYDSDSLREQVREVAETEGGCFLVADDDGVVGFANAGPARDWASDPDDPDAFFSRLYVAPERWGEGVGTELTAHVARQLRGAGHDRVWLEVFDANERGSGFYESLGFERIGSVTETFGGTEVTTLHLAASLPGLVEATQTVG; encoded by the coding sequence ATGGAGATCCGCGACGCCGAACCCTCGGACGCGGCGGCGATCGCCGCCGTCGCCCGGGAGTCGTGGCACGCCGCCTACGACGACATCCTCGGCGCCGAGACGGTCGAGGCGACCGTCGACGAGTGGTACGACAGCGACTCGCTACGGGAACAGGTTCGCGAAGTCGCGGAAACCGAGGGAGGCTGCTTCCTCGTCGCCGACGACGACGGCGTGGTTGGGTTCGCCAACGCCGGTCCGGCACGGGACTGGGCGAGCGATCCCGACGACCCGGACGCGTTCTTCTCGCGACTCTACGTCGCCCCCGAGCGCTGGGGGGAGGGAGTCGGCACGGAACTCACCGCTCACGTCGCCCGACAGCTCCGCGGGGCGGGGCACGACCGCGTCTGGCTGGAAGTGTTCGACGCCAACGAGCGGGGGAGTGGGTTCTACGAGTCGCTGGGGTTCGAGCGGATCGGGAGCGTCACCGAGACGTTCGGCGGCACCGAGGTGACGACGCTCCATCTCGCCGCGTCGCTACCGGGGCTCGTCGAAGCGACGCAGACCGTCGGGTAG
- a CDS encoding HEWD family protein translates to MTDLLRTPDRRACERCGRVEHSDDGVWRADRLGELYCIHEWDIDGAFVPIEGETAATAEQY, encoded by the coding sequence ATGACCGATCTCCTCCGTACGCCCGACCGGCGCGCCTGCGAGCGCTGTGGCCGGGTGGAACACTCCGACGACGGGGTCTGGCGGGCCGACCGGCTCGGGGAGCTGTACTGCATCCACGAGTGGGATATCGACGGAGCGTTCGTCCCGATCGAGGGGGAGACCGCCGCGACAGCCGAACAGTACTGA